Within the Metasolibacillus fluoroglycofenilyticus genome, the region GCCGACTACATGGAATATGTCTCCCCAAGCATTGGCAAAGGCGTTAGAAGAGGCAGCAGCAGGGGGACAGCTTCCGAAAGCTGTGATTGTTGTCAATTTATATGGACAAAGTGCTCGTATGGATGAAATTATGGAGCTTTGCAATCAGTATGAAGTGCCTGTTATCGAGGATGCGGCAGAATCATTAGGCTCTACTTATAAAGGGCAGAAGAGCGGAACATTCGGTCAATTTGGTATTTATTCATTTAATGGAAACAAAATCATCACGACTTCAGGTGGTGGGATGCTTGTGTCGGATAATGAGAAGCTAATTTCTCGTTCTCGTTTTTTAGCAACGCAGGCTCGTGATGCGGCGAAGCACTATCAGCATAGTGTAGTTGGCTATAATTATCGCATGAGTAATATTGTCGCGGGTATTGGGCGTGGACAGCTAGAGGTATTAGATGAACGAATTGCACAGAAACGAGCAATTTTTGAACGTTATGCAGCTGCATTTAAAGAAATCGATGGTATCGATATGATGCCGGAGTTAGAAGAGACTTTTTCTAATCGCTGGCTATCAACCATGATATTAAATCCTGAAAAAATTAGTATTACACCATATGCATTGATTGATCAGCTAGACGAAGAAAATATCGAATCACGTCCTGTTTGGAAGCCATTACATATGCAACCACTGTTTGAAGGCTGTAGGTTTTATCCCCATGCAGCGGATGATATTGTAAGTGAGCGTTTATTCGCTACAGGTATTTGTTTACCTTCTGATTCGAAGATGACAGTAGAAGAGCAGCAGCGGGTTATTGATTTGATTGTAAGAGCTTTATAATTGAATTTCGGGCAAGAGTGTGTTTAAAAAGTGATAGTTTTGAGATAGAAATTCCGTGCGCCGGGTGTGCTGCAAATAATGATACAAATCACTGCATGTGTATTTGTATATTTACTTGGAAATGCTGCAAAAGAAGGCTACGTAACATAAAAAAAATATCATGTGTTGTACGCACAAACATTTATTGAAAACCAACTTGGACAATGTTCCGAGTTGGTTTTCTTTTTTCTCTATGTCATAATAGACCTATCTGAATCTACTAGAATTGGAGACTATACAATGATTAAAGAAATCGTCAAAACAACACTGCTAAATTGTTCCCTTGAAGACAGTGATATTTTAAAATATAAAAATCAAGTACAAACGATTCATAATACTTTACCACAATTTGAACTGACAGGCTGGATTGATTCCCCTATTCAAGAAAACAATACGCTACTCACATCAATCGAACGTGTTGCATCTGAAATTCATGCATGTGCAGATGTTCTAGTTGTAGTAGGTGTAGGCGGATCATTTTTAGGTGCCCGTGCGGTTCAAGAAGCGCTCAAGCCATACTTTGGCTTAGCTGAGCATGGTATTGAAGTCGTATATGTTGGGCTGAATATGAGTGGTGCGTATATTAAAGAGCTGCTTGCTTACTTAGACAAAAAACAAGTATATGTCAATGTTATCTCAAAATCAGGGGGCACAATGGAGCCAGCACTTGCTT harbors:
- a CDS encoding aminotransferase class I/II-fold pyridoxal phosphate-dependent enzyme; the protein is MSKRILLSSPHMGGTEQKYIQEAFDKNWIAPLGVNVDGFEQELAAYVGINAASATSSGTGAIHLALDLLNVKVGDTVFCSTLTFIASANPILYLGAKPVFIDSEPTTWNMSPQALAKALEEAAAGGQLPKAVIVVNLYGQSARMDEIMELCNQYEVPVIEDAAESLGSTYKGQKSGTFGQFGIYSFNGNKIITTSGGGMLVSDNEKLISRSRFLATQARDAAKHYQHSVVGYNYRMSNIVAGIGRGQLEVLDERIAQKRAIFERYAAAFKEIDGIDMMPELEETFSNRWLSTMILNPEKISITPYALIDQLDEENIESRPVWKPLHMQPLFEGCRFYPHAADDIVSERLFATGICLPSDSKMTVEEQQRVIDLIVRAL